The Pseudophryne corroboree isolate aPseCor3 chromosome 2, aPseCor3.hap2, whole genome shotgun sequence genome has a segment encoding these proteins:
- the TSKU gene encoding tsukushi isoform X1 has protein sequence MRIRHRAPAGVTMGLVAWYGLLLLLTSIASASKPCFPGCSCEVESFGLFDSFSLTKVDCSGVGSHILPVSLPLDTTYLDLSSNKLESVNESALSGPGYTTLINLNLSYNRIVRISSTTFSKLRYLESLDLSNNRLEALPDHNFFYSPLVELDLSFNTLVDIKINAFASQNNGKAISIDLSNNLISSISRSSDGPVPNIRSLNLSGNRLHSVCNLQGIPVRYLNLDKNPISKIEKNDFLGLKDLTHLSLSNMENLTEIAPHSFNELSSLQVLDFSNNPNLKTLSKDVFFGLNSLQELNLINLGLASLPKNTLTYLPAMKSITWGKNIHCIKTMKESQFHLQNGLVRREVLVCRNDRGAVPAQDVL, from the coding sequence GTGTAACCATGGGGCTCGTTGCCTGGTACGGTCTCCTTCTTCTTCTCACCAGCATTGCGTCTGCCAGCAAGCCTTGCTTCCCGGGATGTTCATGTGAAGTGGAATCATTTGGTTTGTTTGACAGCTTTAGCCTGACCAAAGTGGATTGCAGTGGGGTGGGTTCCCACATTCTTCCCGTCTCTCTCCCTCTGGATACAACTTACCTGGATCTATCGTCAAACAAGCTGGAAAGTGTCAACGAGTCTGCGTTGTCTGGACCTGGCTACACCACCCTGATCAACCTTAACCTGAGTTACAACCGGATTGTGAGAATCTCTTCTACCACATTCTCCAAATTGCGATACCTGGAGTCTTTAGATTTGAGCAACAACCGGCTGGAGGCTCTTCCAGATCACAATTTCTTTTACTCGCCCCTCGTGGAACTTGACCTGAGTTTTAACACGTTAGTTGACATTAAGATCAATGCATTCGCCTCTCAAAATAATGGCAAAGCCATAAGCATTGATCTTTCAAATAATTTGATCAGCTCTATATCGAGAAGTTCTGATGGTCCCGTTCCAAACATCCGGAGTTTGAATCTGTCCGGAAACCGATTACATTCGGTGTGCAATCTTCAAGGAATTCCTGTACGTTATCTTAACTTGGATAAAAACCCCATTTCTAAAATTGAGAAGAATGACTTTTTGGGGCTTAAAGACTTAACGCATCTGTCTCTCAGTAATATGGAAAATTTAACTGAGATTGCTCCACACAGCTTTAATGAGTTATCCTCTCTCCAAGTTCTTGACTTTTCAAACAACCCCAACCTAAAAACTCTTAGCAAAGATGTCTTTTTTGGCTTGAACTCCTTACAAGAGTTGAACTTGATAAACTTAGGTTTGGCCTCTTTACCCAAGAACACCCTCACATACTTACCAGCCATGAAAAGTATTACCTGGGGGAAAAACATTCATTGTATCAAGACTATGAAGGAAAGCCAGTTCCATCTACAAAACGGACTGGTCCGAAGGGAAGTCCTGGTGTGCCGTAATGATCGAGGTGCTGTGCCAGCACAAGACGTGTTGTAA
- the TSKU gene encoding tsukushi isoform X2 — protein MGLVAWYGLLLLLTSIASASKPCFPGCSCEVESFGLFDSFSLTKVDCSGVGSHILPVSLPLDTTYLDLSSNKLESVNESALSGPGYTTLINLNLSYNRIVRISSTTFSKLRYLESLDLSNNRLEALPDHNFFYSPLVELDLSFNTLVDIKINAFASQNNGKAISIDLSNNLISSISRSSDGPVPNIRSLNLSGNRLHSVCNLQGIPVRYLNLDKNPISKIEKNDFLGLKDLTHLSLSNMENLTEIAPHSFNELSSLQVLDFSNNPNLKTLSKDVFFGLNSLQELNLINLGLASLPKNTLTYLPAMKSITWGKNIHCIKTMKESQFHLQNGLVRREVLVCRNDRGAVPAQDVL, from the coding sequence ATGGGGCTCGTTGCCTGGTACGGTCTCCTTCTTCTTCTCACCAGCATTGCGTCTGCCAGCAAGCCTTGCTTCCCGGGATGTTCATGTGAAGTGGAATCATTTGGTTTGTTTGACAGCTTTAGCCTGACCAAAGTGGATTGCAGTGGGGTGGGTTCCCACATTCTTCCCGTCTCTCTCCCTCTGGATACAACTTACCTGGATCTATCGTCAAACAAGCTGGAAAGTGTCAACGAGTCTGCGTTGTCTGGACCTGGCTACACCACCCTGATCAACCTTAACCTGAGTTACAACCGGATTGTGAGAATCTCTTCTACCACATTCTCCAAATTGCGATACCTGGAGTCTTTAGATTTGAGCAACAACCGGCTGGAGGCTCTTCCAGATCACAATTTCTTTTACTCGCCCCTCGTGGAACTTGACCTGAGTTTTAACACGTTAGTTGACATTAAGATCAATGCATTCGCCTCTCAAAATAATGGCAAAGCCATAAGCATTGATCTTTCAAATAATTTGATCAGCTCTATATCGAGAAGTTCTGATGGTCCCGTTCCAAACATCCGGAGTTTGAATCTGTCCGGAAACCGATTACATTCGGTGTGCAATCTTCAAGGAATTCCTGTACGTTATCTTAACTTGGATAAAAACCCCATTTCTAAAATTGAGAAGAATGACTTTTTGGGGCTTAAAGACTTAACGCATCTGTCTCTCAGTAATATGGAAAATTTAACTGAGATTGCTCCACACAGCTTTAATGAGTTATCCTCTCTCCAAGTTCTTGACTTTTCAAACAACCCCAACCTAAAAACTCTTAGCAAAGATGTCTTTTTTGGCTTGAACTCCTTACAAGAGTTGAACTTGATAAACTTAGGTTTGGCCTCTTTACCCAAGAACACCCTCACATACTTACCAGCCATGAAAAGTATTACCTGGGGGAAAAACATTCATTGTATCAAGACTATGAAGGAAAGCCAGTTCCATCTACAAAACGGACTGGTCCGAAGGGAAGTCCTGGTGTGCCGTAATGATCGAGGTGCTGTGCCAGCACAAGACGTGTTGTAA